CGGTCACCGGTACGATGAATATCGAGCGCCTGAAAGATTGCTGCAAGGCGAGCGAAGTGGTTCTGACGCGTCAGGAATGGTACGACATCTACCGCGCAGCAGGCAATGTGCTTCCGTAAACAGAGCGGCATGCGATACTTTGCGGTATGGCCGGGGGGAACCCCGGCTTTTTTCTTGGACAACGGTTAATTGTTATTAAAAAAATATAGTTTGTTTGCATAGTAATCCAGTGGGGCGACAAACAAGAGATCGAAATTATATTGAGAATAATCCTTCAAGGCATATCCCGAATACGTCTCATCTGGTTCCTTAAAGTAAAGATAAGGTCTTTTATTTTTTATAATCAGCAAGATCTCCAGAGGTTCCAGTTCTTTCGGTGCAGGTTGAGCAACAGTATGTATGCGGATAGGGAATGGTTCTGGAAATAGAAACAACAAGTACGGATCGGATGGAAGATAAATATTTCTATAATGTCCTTCCTTTAATAGTGATATCGTATTATCTGTTTCGGGGTTCTCGATTTCTTTATAGGTGGATAGTGCGAGATGATTGGCAAGAACATGGGCATGCTCCGACGGAGTCCCCGTCAAGGAGAACTCATTCCCAAAAATAAGATTTGATGCGGCTGAAATCGCGATACTGTTTTGATCGATACGTATTGGGATCCACTCCTTCCATGGACCGAACCTTTCTTCCAACGCTTTTGATTTTTTCACTTCTTTCTCCAACTGCGCCTGTAACGAATCAATAGCTCTCTCTTGCTCCAAAATTTGTTTACGGAGGGCATTGATCTCGTCTTGATGATCAGCGAGACATCCCGATAGTAAGGTTGTCGATGCCACACTGCAAACAAAAAGTAATTTTTTCATGAGAATTCGCCCTCCATAAACATAGAAGTATAACTAATTAATAACTAATTTGTTTTGTAAGATAAGTACTATTCAGCGGGACAGTGCTCCCTGTAAGGCTAGGCCCGTACAATTTTACGTCCACGAAGTCGAGCAAATCGCATCCTAATCACAGGAAGGAGGACATAAATTATTTCTCAATAAAACGTGTCTTGACATCGGGGAGCATTACAATCCGTTGTTGAAGACGGAGAAACAAATAATTATAGAATCGTTGTTCATTTTCATGACAAAATCTTCGAATTTGGAATTACACGATTTGAGATTCTAGCTGATCCGAACGATGAAAAAGAATGGGTGTATGCTATGTCTGGATCAATCTTTAAAGCTATTGGGGATTTTAACGTCGTTTTCTACAGTGAACGTCAAAGGCACCTTCCTGATCTCCAAATACGCCGTACGACAAATGAAAAACAAGGCGGCGTAATCGTGAACAACGCTTCCGTAGCCGCGTTGAAAGGCCATACCGACCGGTCTTTATTTGAGCATGTGGCGCGTCTTCCAATATCTTGCATAGAAATTAACACGATCTGTGTAGAATTGCAACTTTTGAACGGCGAACGTCCGGCTTATGATCGAATTGACAACCGGAACACGCGTATGCGCCGGCGGGCGAAAGGGGGGAACGGGAGAACGGACCGGGGCAGCTCGGGAACGTCGGTTTTGGCAGCGCTTGCAAGGTTGTCCGAACAGCCAAACACAAACGAGAGGAGTTATGGAGAAACCGTTCTGCACAAATTCCGTCACGAAGGGAGAATGTTGATGATCAAAACAGGAAGACGCGCGGTCGCCTGGCTGGCCATTGTCGCCATGCTGCTGGGAACGCTGGCCGCAGCTTCGGGAATCCCAGGGCGCGCTTACGCCGCAGGCGGACCGAATCTGGCGCTCGGCAAGCCGGTCGCCGCCAGCGGCCATGCCGATGTGTACGTCGCCTCCAATGTGAACGACGGCAACGCCTCGACGTATTGGGAAAGCGTCAACAACGCGTTTCCCCAATGGATTCAGGTCGATCTGGGCTCGTCCGTGTCGGTGGATCAGGTCGTGTTGAAGCTGCCGAACGTTCCGGCCTGGGAGACGAGGACGCAGACGTTGTCCGTCCGCGGCAGCAACGACGGAACGAACTTCACGGATATCGTCGGCTCCGCCGGCTACACCTTCAATCCGGCAAGCGGCAATCAGGTGTCGATCCAGTTTGCCGCCGCCGCAACCCGGTACGTCCGCCTCGTATTCACCGCGAATACCGCCTGGCCGGCCGGCCAACTGTCGGAGCTGGAAATCTACGGCGCGGCCGGTTCGGGGCCCGCCGCGATTCCGGGCCGCATCCAGGCGGAGAACTACAGCGCTATGAGCGGCATCCAGACGGAGACGACAACCGACACGGGCGGCGGTCTGAATGTCGGCTGGATCGATACCGGCGACTGGCTGGATTACAGTGTCCAAGTGGCGCAGGCGGGCACCTATACGGTGCAGTACCGCGTCGCAAGTCCGAACGCAACCGGACAGATCCAGCTCCGCTCGGGCGCGACGACGCTGGCGACGACAAACGTGCCGCAGACGGGCGGCTGGCAAAGCTGGCAGACAGTCACCGCAACCGTGCAGCTGGCCGCCGGCCAGCAGACGCTCCGCCTGTACGCGAGCGGGGGCGGATTTAATATCAACTGGATCGAATTCGCCGCGGGCGCGGGGCAGGATACGCAAGCGCCTACGGCTCCGGCCAATCTGGCCTACACGGAGCCGTCCGCCGGGCAGATTAAGCTGACCTGGAACGCCGCCACGGACAATGTCGGCGTGGTCGAATACGACATTTACGCCAACGGCGAGCTGCGCGGCAGCGTGGCTGGGCATGTGCTGACGTATACGGACAATCAGCCTGTCGCCGCGACCGTCTCTTATTACGTCATCGCGAAGGACGCCGCCGGCAATCCGTCGCCGCCGAGCAACACCGTCACCCGGACCGGGTCGGGCGGAGGCGGCGCAAATCTGGCGCTCGGCAAGCCGATCACGGCGTCATCGACTGTGCATACGTTCGTGGCTACCAACGCGAACGACGGCGATGTGACCACCTATTGGGAAGGAAGCGGCCATCCCAGCACGCTGACAGTCGATCTCGGGTCGGATGCCAATATCACGTCGATTGTTCTGAAGCTGAATCCGGACCCCGTGTGGGCGACCCGCACGCAGACGATCCAGGTGCTCGGGCACGATCAACATTCGTCGACGTTCGGCAATCTGGTGTCCGCGGCAACCTACACATTTAATCCGGCTACCGGCAACACGGTTACGATTCCGGTGACGGCCAAGGTCAGCGCCGTCCAGCTCCGGTTCACCGCCAACAGCGGCGCGCCGGCCGGACAGATGGCGGAGTTCGAGATTATCGGCACGCCCGCACCCAATCCGGATCTGATCGTCACGAACATCGTCTGGTCGCCCGCATCGCCGGTCGAGACAGACGCGATCACGCTGACCGCGACGGTCCAAAATGCGGGAGCGCTTCCCGCCGGCGCTTCGATCCTCCGGTTCTATCTGGGCGAGACAGCGGCCGGAACGGCTTCGGTCGGCGCTTTGGCCGCAGGGGCGTCGGCGAATGTGAACATCAATATCGGGCCGAAGGACGCAGGCTCGTACACGGTATCCGCCAAGGCGGACGAAACCAACGTCGTCATCGAACAGAACGAATCGAACAACAGCTTCACGAAGCCGACACCGCTCGTCGTCAGCCCCGTGGCGAGTTCGGATCTTATCGCTTCGGCCGTCACGTGGTCGCCGTCCAACCCTTCGGCGGGCGACACCGTCACGTTCTCCGTGGCGATCAAGAACCAGGGCACGATCGCTTCGGCCGGGGGAGCGCACGGCATCACGCTGACGCTGCGCGACGCCGCGACGGACGCGGTCGTAAGAACGCTGACCGGCTCGTACAACGGTTCGATCGCCGCCGGCGCCATCGTGGGACCGGTGCAGCTCGGCACGTGGACGGCGGTCAACGGCAAGTACAACTTGACCGTGCAACTGGATGCCGACGCGAACGAACTGCCGGTCAAACGGGCGAACAACACGACGACCCAGTCGTTCTTCACCGGCCGCGGCGCCCATATGCCGTATGATATGTACGAAGCCGAGGACGGCACGATCGGCGGCGGCGCGGCGGTTGTCGGTCCGAACCGCACCGTCGGCGACCTTGCCGGCGAAGCGTCCGGCAGACGGGCCGTCACGCTGAACACAACGGGAAGCTACGTCGAGTTCACGACGCGGGCAAGCACCAACACGCTGGTCGTACGGGCGTCGATTCCCGACGCGCCGGGCGGCGGCGGCCAGGACGCCACGCTTAACGTCTACGTCAACGGCTCGTTCGCCAAGGCGATCTCGCTGACGTCCAAGTATTCGTGGCTCTACGGCAACGAGGCGAGCCCGAACAACAATCCGGCTTCGGGCGGACCGCGCTTCATCTACGATGAAGCGAACATGATGTTCGACTCGACGATCCCCGCCGGAAGCAAGATCCGGCTGCAGAAGGACAGCGGCAATACGACGACCTATGCGATCGACTTTATCAGTCTGGAGCAGGTGTCGCCGATCGCGAATCCCGATCCGTCCAAATATATCGTGCCGGACGGCTTTACGCACCAGGCGGTGCAGAACGCCCTCGACC
This DNA window, taken from Paenibacillus thermoaerophilus, encodes the following:
- a CDS encoding carbohydrate-binding protein, yielding MIKTGRRAVAWLAIVAMLLGTLAAASGIPGRAYAAGGPNLALGKPVAASGHADVYVASNVNDGNASTYWESVNNAFPQWIQVDLGSSVSVDQVVLKLPNVPAWETRTQTLSVRGSNDGTNFTDIVGSAGYTFNPASGNQVSIQFAAAATRYVRLVFTANTAWPAGQLSELEIYGAAGSGPAAIPGRIQAENYSAMSGIQTETTTDTGGGLNVGWIDTGDWLDYSVQVAQAGTYTVQYRVASPNATGQIQLRSGATTLATTNVPQTGGWQSWQTVTATVQLAAGQQTLRLYASGGGFNINWIEFAAGAGQDTQAPTAPANLAYTEPSAGQIKLTWNAATDNVGVVEYDIYANGELRGSVAGHVLTYTDNQPVAATVSYYVIAKDAAGNPSPPSNTVTRTGSGGGGANLALGKPITASSTVHTFVATNANDGDVTTYWEGSGHPSTLTVDLGSDANITSIVLKLNPDPVWATRTQTIQVLGHDQHSSTFGNLVSAATYTFNPATGNTVTIPVTAKVSAVQLRFTANSGAPAGQMAEFEIIGTPAPNPDLIVTNIVWSPASPVETDAITLTATVQNAGALPAGASILRFYLGETAAGTASVGALAAGASANVNINIGPKDAGSYTVSAKADETNVVIEQNESNNSFTKPTPLVVSPVASSDLIASAVTWSPSNPSAGDTVTFSVAIKNQGTIASAGGAHGITLTLRDAATDAVVRTLTGSYNGSIAAGAIVGPVQLGTWTAVNGKYNLTVQLDADANELPVKRANNTTTQSFFTGRGAHMPYDMYEAEDGTIGGGAAVVGPNRTVGDLAGEASGRRAVTLNTTGSYVEFTTRASTNTLVVRASIPDAPGGGGQDATLNVYVNGSFAKAISLTSKYSWLYGNEASPNNNPASGGPRFIYDEANMMFDSTIPAGSKIRLQKDSGNTTTYAIDFISLEQVSPIANPDPSKYIVPDGFTHQAVQNALDRFRMDTSGNLLGVYLPPGTYETSGKFQVYGKPIRIIGAGPWYTRFVAPSNQTNTDVGFSTNATANGSTFANFAYFGNYTSRIDGPGKVFDFQNVSHMTIDNIWVEHQVCMYWGANTDYITIKNSRIRNTFADAINMTNGSTNNLVTNNESRATGDDSFALFSAIDAGGADMRDNVYENLTSLLTWRAAGIAVYGGYANTFRNIYIADTLVYSGVTISSLDFGYPMNGFGASPPTVLENITIVRAGGHFWGNQTFPAMWLFSASKAFQGIRVNNVDIIDPTYHGIMFQTNYVGGQPQNPITDTILTNITISGARKSGDAYDAKSGFAIWANEMPEPGQGPAVGHAVFNNLKLINNHTDIRNITSTFTITINNP